From the genome of Halanaerobiales bacterium:
GGATGTCGCCCATTTTTTTCAATTAGTTTTTGGAGAACTATTAGCACCACTGTCTCCAGATGATGAAGATATTTTAGCCTGCAGACAAATGATTGATTCAGTTAACAAATTTAAAAATGTAGTTGAAAGTTTTAAAGATTTCAACCAAAAAGAACTGGGAAAAGATTTTATAGAAATGATATATAATGGGACAATTGCTGCTGAAGTTCTTTTCCAAAATGAGCATACTGATGATGAAATTATTTTAGCAACTCCCTATAAATTTCTTCAAAGTCCTCAAATTGATTCTGTAAAATATATATTTTTATTAGATATATCCAGTAATAATTGGCTTAAAAGTATAGCAAAAGAATTATCTAATCCTTATATTTTTTCACCACAATGGAAAAATAATAAAAATTGGGATGATGAACTTGATCAGAATTTAAGAAAAAAACAATTAGTAGAATTCTTGCAGAGCATTATAAGCAAGTCAAAAAAAGGTATTTATTTGAATGATAGTTATTTAAATAGTCGTGGTTGGGAACAGGAAGGAAAATTATTTGATTGGTTGCAATTTAATAATGAGGTGGTATTAAATGATTAAGCTGAGAAAAGGGCAGGATGAAGTGGCTCAATATAGAGAAGGTTATATGGCAGTACCTGCTGTTCCCGGTGCAGGTAAGACTACTGTACTTGCCTATCTTGCAGCTGATTTAATTGCGGAAAATGAATTAACAAAAGGTAAATTATTAATAGTAACCTATATGAATTCAGCAGTTGCAAATTTTAGGAATAGAATAGGAAATTATCTGGAAGAAAAAGGTCTTTCACGTAATAGAGGTTATGAAGTAAGGACTTTACACTCTCTTGCTTTGAATATATTAAAAGAAAAACCAGAATATATGTTAATTAATGATGAGTTTAGAATAATTGATCCCCAACATAAAGGAAGGATACTTGGAGATGTAATTGATGGATGGTTAACAGCTAATCCCAAAAGAAGCCTTAAACATTTTAGTTATCATCCTGCTGAAGGTGGTTTTAATCGAGCAGAAGATCGCTGGAAAGAGAGAGATTTTTATAATTTTATCAAATCAATGATTTCTTATTTGAAACTATATAATTTCAATAGAAATAAAGCTATATCTCTTAATAGTAGTTTGAAAAATGACTCCTATTTAAGTTGGGCTTTGGAAATTTTCGCTAATTATGACCGGTTATTACATAAGGAAGGCATGCTAGATTTTGATGATTTAATTATACAGGCTTTAAATTTACTTAAAAATGATGATAAACTCCAAGATAGATTATCTAATAAATTTTCTTATGTTTTTGAAGATGAAGCTCAGGATTCAAATCATGTATTGAGTGAAATATTAGAAATTCTTGCTGGTAATGATGGTAATCTAGTTAGAGTTGGTGATTCAAATCAATCAATTATGGGTACTTTTACTTCTGCAGATCCTGAAGTTTTTCGTTCTTATATTGAAAGAGACGAAGTTAAGAGGAAGGATATTCTTTATTCGAGTAGAAGTACTATCGATATTATTAACCTGGCAAATCATTTAGTGAAGTGGGTAGTAAAAAATCATCCATTAGAAAAATGCCAAAATTCGTTAGAAGAAAAATATATAAAGGAAGTTCCAGCTGATGATCCTGCTCCTAATCCAATTACAGAAAATTATACAATAGGACATAAAACTTTTATTGATTCAGAAAAAGAAATTAAAATGATAGCAAAAGAAGCTGTAAAACATGTAAAAAATAATCCTGAAAATACTGTTGGTATTTTGGTTCCATCAAATTATACTGTTGATGAACTGGCTACTTATCTCTCTAATTATGATATAAAATTTGAAAAAGTTAGTAATAGATATAAAGAAAAGATGAATGTAATCAAAAATTATCGATCATTAGTTAATTATTTGGCAGAACCACATAATATAAATTACTTTATGGTTTGTTTAAAAGAAATATTTATTCCTAAATATTTTAAGGATATCGAAGATGATAAATTTATGGAAAAAATTTTTATGAAATTTAATCTTGAAAATATATTTTATCCAATTGGGGGAAAAGAAAAAAACAAAAAAACATTATTAGAAACTGTCCCAAATAAATATAGAGATAGTTTTAATAAAATGATTGAAGAGATATCATATTATTTAGATGCAAGTATTAATCTTCCTCCTGATGAATTGATATTATTTTTAGCTGAAAGAATGGAATTAAAAGAGGAAGAATTAGCTATTGTTCAAAATATGGCATTAAATATAAAAAGTGAATTAAATTTGCATCCCAATTGGAAACTAAAAGATATTGCAGATGAATTTACAAGATTACAGGATAGTTTTGAAAGATTTGCTAAAAAAATATATGAACGTAAGGGTTTTGAACCTAAAAAGGGTGTCATCACCATAACAACAGTTCATAAAGCAAAAGGTATGGAATGGGATACAGTTTTTTTATCATATCTTACAGATGATTATTATCCTTCAACTATTGAAGATAAATTTAGAGGTGAATATTATTATTTAAAAGATGAATATAGTAATCCGAAAGCAATGGCTAAAGCAGAGTTAGAGTATTATTTAAATGAAGAAAAATCAAAAAACCCAAAAAATATTGCTAGAATAGAACATATAAGTGAAAGATTACGGCTGTTATATGTGGGAATTACAAGAGCAGAAAAAAATTTGTTTTTATCTGCTCACAAAAAAGTAATTTATGATAATGGTAGCAAAGAGGTAGATGAAGCTTTACCTTATAAAATATTAAAAAGGTTTATTGATAAGGAGAAATCTAAATATGAAAAAAAATAATTTAGATGATTTATTTTTTAGTCAACTATCACTAAAAGTTTATGAAAATTGTCCTCTTAAGTTTAGAAGACGTTATTTAGATGGTCTTTATTGGCCTGCTGATTGGAGTGATAATTATTCACAAAAAGAAATTGTTGAAAAAGGAAAAAAATTTCATTTAATAGCTCAAAGATATTATAAAAGAGGAGAAAATATTCAATCAGATATAACTCCTGAAGATTTAAGTGGTTGGTTTGAGGAATTAAAAA
Proteins encoded in this window:
- a CDS encoding ATP-dependent helicase gives rise to the protein MIKLRKGQDEVAQYREGYMAVPAVPGAGKTTVLAYLAADLIAENELTKGKLLIVTYMNSAVANFRNRIGNYLEEKGLSRNRGYEVRTLHSLALNILKEKPEYMLINDEFRIIDPQHKGRILGDVIDGWLTANPKRSLKHFSYHPAEGGFNRAEDRWKERDFYNFIKSMISYLKLYNFNRNKAISLNSSLKNDSYLSWALEIFANYDRLLHKEGMLDFDDLIIQALNLLKNDDKLQDRLSNKFSYVFEDEAQDSNHVLSEILEILAGNDGNLVRVGDSNQSIMGTFTSADPEVFRSYIERDEVKRKDILYSSRSTIDIINLANHLVKWVVKNHPLEKCQNSLEEKYIKEVPADDPAPNPITENYTIGHKTFIDSEKEIKMIAKEAVKHVKNNPENTVGILVPSNYTVDELATYLSNYDIKFEKVSNRYKEKMNVIKNYRSLVNYLAEPHNINYFMVCLKEIFIPKYFKDIEDDKFMEKIFMKFNLENIFYPIGGKEKNKKTLLETVPNKYRDSFNKMIEEISYYLDASINLPPDELILFLAERMELKEEELAIVQNMALNIKSELNLHPNWKLKDIADEFTRLQDSFERFAKKIYERKGFEPKKGVITITTVHKAKGMEWDTVFLSYLTDDYYPSTIEDKFRGEYYYLKDEYSNPKAMAKAELEYYLNEEKSKNPKNIARIEHISERLRLLYVGITRAEKNLFLSAHKKVIYDNGSKEVDEALPYKILKRFIDKEKSKYEKK